One window of Eublepharis macularius isolate TG4126 chromosome 17, MPM_Emac_v1.0, whole genome shotgun sequence genomic DNA carries:
- the LDLRAD2 gene encoding low-density lipoprotein receptor class A domain-containing protein 2, with translation MFTPASCSCCHFRQFCFFFGGSLGHSAPIHTDAKMRGALQRWAKCLLLLNTATVAASAMQTVSLVDFCGQTLQGDGMVLTSHRDSRRYYFVVTGTDCEVTLQAASPQDKVQFQFRFFLVYSPGPVQSSTPLSTHKEHLLLGPPKPRREQETLGLCTAGSYVQLYDGKGHTTRPLGAPLCGKNIPRPTVSTGSFLTLRLVTRGQQPRVDFVGDFTSLRTGLNASACSAEMYFPCRNGKCIPHSLVCDSSNVDNCGDGTDQGVQPPAQCKGSPARPSPLPAKSSAAVGALPSQVTCAGPKESPPSPPGDAARDQADKHGPLFASLAAIGGVALLYWCCWNPGFFLWRVSACRFLPGCNAICAACHLCAQSCARRKPPQVTPGASAGPPV, from the exons ATGTTTACTCCTGCTTCTTGCAGCTGTTGCCATTTCAGACAGTTCTGTTTCTTCTTTGGCGGCAGTTTGGGGCACAGCGCTCCCATACACACTGATGCAAAGATGAGGGGAGCTTTGCAGAGGTGGGCAAAATGCCTGCTTCTCTTGAACACAGCAACCGTTGCGGCCTCAGCCATGCAAACAG TGAGCTTGGTAGACTTTTGTGGCCAGACTCTCCAAGGGGACGGGATGGTGCTGACTTCCCACCGAGATTCCCGGCGTTACTACTTTGTGGTCACTGGCACTGACTGTGAGGTCACGCTGCAGGCTGCCTCCCCACAAGACAAAGTGCAGTTCCAGTTCCGCTTCTTCCTGGTGTACAGCCCGGGGCCTGTGCAATCCAGCACTCCACTCAGCACCCACAAAGAGCATCTCCTCCTTGGTCCGCCCAAGCCCAGAAGGGAGCAGGAGACCCTGGGCCTCTGTACTGCAGGTTCCTATGTGCAACTGTACGACGGCAAGGGCCACACCACCCGGCCCCTGGGGGCTCCACTTTGCGGGAAGAACATCCCCAGGCCCACTGTGTCTACCGGCAGCTTCCTGACCTTGCGGCTTGTGACCCGTGGCCAGCAACCCCGTGTGGACTTCGTGGGCGACTTCACCTCCCTCCGAACCG GGCTCAATGCTTCAGCCTGCAGTGCAGAAATGTACTTTCCCTGTCGCAACGGCAAGTGCATCCCCCACAGCTTGGTGTGTGATAGCAGCAATGTTGATAACTGCGGCGATGGCACAGACCAAGGTGTCCAGCCCCCAGCTCAGTGCAAAg GCTCTCCCGCGCGTCCATCCCCCCTGCCTGCCAAGTCCTCTGCTGCAGTTGGTGCTCTGCCAAGTCAGGTCACCTGTGCAGGACCCAAGGAGAGCCCGCCGTCCCCTCCAGGCGATGCCGCCAGGGACCAAGCAG ACAAGCACGGGCCTCTCTTTGCCTCACTGGCTGCCATCGGAGGGGTCGCCCTGCTGTATTGGTGCtgctggaacccaggcttcttcCTGTGGAGGGTCAGTGCTTGCAGGTTCCTGCCTGGCTGCAACGCCATCTGTGCTGCTTGTCACCTTTGCGCTCAGAGCTGTGCCCGCCGGAAGCCCCCCCAAGTGACTCCAGGGGCCAGTGCTGGACCACCTGTGTGA